The following coding sequences are from one Streptomyces sp. V3I7 window:
- the rpmH gene encoding 50S ribosomal protein L34 — MSKRTFQPNNRRRAKTHGFRLRMRTRAGRAILAARRGKGRASLSA, encoded by the coding sequence GTGAGCAAGCGCACCTTCCAGCCGAACAACCGTCGTCGCGCCAAGACCCACGGCTTCCGGCTGCGTATGCGGACCCGTGCCGGTCGCGCGATCCTCGCCGCCCGCCGTGGCAAGGGTCGCGCGAGCCTGTCCGCCTGA
- the dnaA gene encoding chromosomal replication initiator protein DnaA — MADVPADLAAVWPRVLEQLLGEGRDQGVEAKDEHWIRRCQPLALVADTALLAVPNEFAKNVLEGRLAPVVSETLSRECGRPIRIAITVDESAGAPAAPATPAPPAPAPSHGRPGPASPQSRYDEDRPSGPYEGYGRHRGEQPSGEPAGRGDQLPTARPAYPSEYQRPEPGSWPRPAQDEYSWQQPRLGFPERDPYASPSSKDSYGSSARDSRDSYGASQDSYAAQQDYRPQSMERPPYEQQRGEYGTRRGDYDQQGPARRELPDSSAGSGQGHRGGPERPASGAPGPLAAKPAPATGPGEPTARLNPKYLFDTFVIGASNRFAHAAAVAVAEAPAKAYNPLFIYGESGLGKTHLLHAIGHYARSLYPGTRVRYVSSEEFTNEFINSIRDGKGDSFRKRYREMDILLVDDIQFLADKESTQEEFFHTFNTLHNANKQIVLSSDRPPKQLVTLEDRLRNRFEWGLITDVQPPELETRIAILRKKAVQEQLNAPPEVLEFIASRISRNIRELEGALIRVTAFASLNRQPVDLGLTEIVLKDLIPGGEDAAPEITATAIMAATADYFGLTVEDLCGTSRGRALVTARQIAMYLCRELTDLSLPKIGAQFGGRDHTTVMHADRKIRALMAERRSIYNQVTELTNRIKNG; from the coding sequence GTGGCTGACGTACCTGCCGATCTTGCCGCAGTGTGGCCGCGAGTACTGGAGCAGCTCCTGGGCGAGGGGCGCGACCAGGGGGTCGAGGCGAAGGACGAGCACTGGATCCGGCGCTGCCAGCCGCTCGCGCTGGTCGCGGACACCGCCCTGCTCGCCGTACCGAACGAATTCGCGAAGAACGTGCTGGAGGGCCGGCTCGCCCCGGTCGTCAGCGAGACCCTGAGCCGTGAGTGCGGCCGTCCGATCCGGATCGCGATCACCGTGGACGAGTCCGCGGGCGCCCCGGCGGCCCCCGCCACTCCGGCCCCGCCCGCACCGGCGCCCTCGCACGGGCGGCCGGGCCCCGCGTCCCCGCAGTCGCGTTACGACGAGGACCGTCCCTCCGGACCCTACGAGGGCTACGGCCGCCACCGCGGTGAGCAGCCGTCGGGCGAACCGGCCGGCCGCGGCGACCAGCTCCCGACCGCGCGTCCCGCGTACCCCTCCGAGTACCAGCGCCCCGAGCCGGGCTCCTGGCCGCGGCCGGCGCAGGACGAGTACAGCTGGCAGCAGCCGCGGCTCGGCTTCCCCGAGCGCGACCCGTACGCCTCACCGTCGTCGAAGGACTCCTACGGATCGTCCGCGCGCGACTCGCGCGACTCCTACGGTGCGTCGCAGGACTCGTACGCCGCGCAGCAGGACTACCGCCCGCAGTCCATGGAGCGCCCGCCGTACGAGCAGCAGCGCGGCGAGTACGGGACGAGACGCGGCGACTACGACCAGCAGGGCCCCGCCCGTCGCGAGCTGCCCGACTCCTCGGCCGGCTCCGGCCAGGGCCACCGCGGCGGACCGGAGCGGCCGGCGTCCGGCGCTCCCGGTCCGCTGGCCGCGAAGCCCGCGCCGGCGACCGGCCCGGGTGAGCCGACCGCACGGCTGAACCCCAAGTACCTCTTCGACACGTTCGTCATCGGCGCCTCGAACCGGTTCGCGCACGCGGCCGCGGTCGCCGTCGCCGAGGCGCCCGCGAAGGCCTACAACCCCCTCTTCATCTATGGGGAATCAGGCCTCGGCAAGACCCACCTGCTGCACGCCATCGGGCACTACGCGCGCAGCCTCTACCCGGGCACGCGTGTGCGGTACGTGAGCTCGGAGGAGTTCACCAACGAGTTCATCAACTCGATCCGCGACGGCAAGGGCGACAGCTTCCGCAAGCGGTACCGCGAGATGGACATCCTGCTCGTCGACGACATCCAGTTCCTGGCGGACAAGGAGTCGACGCAGGAGGAGTTCTTCCACACCTTCAACACGCTCCACAACGCCAACAAGCAGATCGTGCTCTCCAGCGACCGGCCGCCCAAGCAGCTGGTCACGCTGGAGGACCGGCTGCGTAACCGGTTCGAGTGGGGTCTGATCACCGATGTCCAGCCGCCCGAGCTGGAGACGCGCATCGCGATCCTCCGCAAGAAGGCGGTTCAGGAGCAGCTCAACGCCCCGCCGGAGGTGCTGGAGTTCATCGCCTCCCGGATCTCGCGCAACATCCGCGAGCTGGAGGGCGCGCTGATCCGTGTGACGGCCTTCGCGTCGCTCAACCGGCAGCCGGTGGACCTGGGGCTGACGGAGATCGTCCTCAAGGACCTGATCCCGGGCGGTGAGGACGCGGCGCCGGAGATTACCGCGACGGCCATCATGGCGGCGACGGCGGACTACTTCGGGCTGACCGTCGAGGACCTGTGCGGTACCTCGCGCGGCCGCGCCCTGGTGACGGCCCGCCAGATCGCCATGTACCTGTGCCGTGAGCTCACCGACCTCTCGCTGCCGAAGATCGGCGCGCAGTTCGGCGGCCGCGACCACACGACCGTCATGCACGCCGACCGCAAGATCCGCGCGCTGATGGCCGAGCGGCGCTCGATCTACAACCAGGTGACCGAGCTGACGAACCGCATCAAGAACGGCTGA